From one Trifolium pratense cultivar HEN17-A07 linkage group LG1, ARS_RC_1.1, whole genome shotgun sequence genomic stretch:
- the LOC123898984 gene encoding DNA topoisomerase 2-binding protein 1-A isoform X1, which produces MSKTKSFQGVNVFMSRNLVPPEVFDTLHDAVKHNGAQIQLCCDPSRNGPNDYHIISCSKHEKFQDLKSKGCKMLGPRCVLLCAKERKPLPKQGFTCCFAMDGVKILASGFDADEKVKIEELVTEMGGALHTKPSSDLNFVIVKNVLALKYKWALNVLKKPIVTYEWLKQCSDEHRVVPQESYKVLPFSGLKICVTGISADKRKEMEKLILQNGGKYSAELTKNCTHLICDAPEGDKYKVAKRWGHIHIVTIKWFDQSIARRACLNEESYPVQSGSLSSRKVTRHLTVQHSQEKDIGKMQSGSFARAADSNMLVSNCAESMDIDSEATQSQHTSFVSNVSLFVKEADAEAPPLQTSNGLNFDGAVANDSESDDNDLYLAECRISLVGFEASEMRKLVNLVRKGGGSRYMSLNDKLTHIVIGNPTEMEKKDVRSIAALGVVYVVKTSWLEDCDRQKKQVPVLRRHIACDLVLPKANIVKGVVSGIVPMDQSKSSSFRQSFQTDQGVGIKDFGVTMPESLEKNKQEKHNMGMNVVTFGKASGRTMSQTQVPDKKLRLQKITQHGSNVHVKSTNVFKGKTFCFSNLLPEERRGEIVQWIHQGGGEIISGQTKQSIHYTIECHGVKPSIGDYGSTYISSHWIRSCLEDGSLLDVDSHILYSPLPCRVPLPGFESLRFCVSQYDEKDRILLWNLCNVLGAKFVDKLTKKVTHLLCKFANGPKYEASCKWGIRTVTSEWIFECVKQNGVIAIDQFLPKEVTTQDREAGVCTVSQFPTQAVRMINDMPSQFPSQSRSLRNTENQNVDSGVDNHGTRSKISSVNSKKARLMEEPGLYNKVPSTVNPGIHVSDLNLSKDNMLKDALEATHAVPDVAAAIEDLLEQTSKVHDQRSPGNTGCERSIYPSDCSVVREDNPNPHTVFGLSKHWLNRNGRNDNDNSETPQDRRPGMYDAFSETQTESQVVSYEEDLSGRQMLIGVLTRSSMQ; this is translated from the exons ATGTCAAAGACAAAGTCATTTCAAGGCGTAAACGTCTTCATGTCGCGAAACCTAGTTCCGCCGGAAGTCTTCGATACGCTTCACGACGCCGTTAAACATAACGGCGCTCAAATTCAACTTTGTTGTGATCCTTCCCGTAATGGTCCCAACGATTATCATATCATTTCCTGCAGCAAACAC GAGAAATTTCAAGATCTTAAATCAAAGGGATGTAAAATGCTCG GTCCTAGATGTGTTCTTTTGTGTGCTAAAGAACGAAAGCCTCTGCCTAAACAAGGCTTCACTTGTTGCTTTGCTATGGATGGTGTCAAAATACTTGCCTCTGGTTTTGATGCGGATGAGAAG GTTAAGATAGAAGAATTAGTGACTGAAATGGGGGGAGCTCTGCATACTAAACCGTCGTCAGATTTGAACTTTGTCATCGTGAAAAATGTTTTGGCTCTAAAGTACAAG TGGGCTTTGAATGTCCTGAAGAAACCAATTGTTACTTATGAATGGTTAAAGCAATGCTCAGATGAGCATCGCGTTGTTCCTCAAGAGTCATATAAGGTTCTTCCTTTCTCTGGGTTAAAGATCTGTGTGACTGGAATCTCAGCAG atAAGCGCAAAGAAATGGAAAAGCTTATTTTACAAAATGGTGGAAAATACTCTGCGGAACTGACAAAGAACTGCACACATTTGATTTGTGAT GCTCCTGAAGGTGATAAGTATAAGGTGGCGAAACGTTGGGGCCACATTCATATTGTAACAATAAAATGGTTTGATCAATCTATTGCTCGAAGAG CATGTCTGAATGAGGAGTCCTACCCTGTTCAGAGTGGATCTTTATCTTCACGTAAGGTGACCAGACACTTAACAGTGCAACATAGCCAGGAAAAGGATATCGGGAAAATGCAGTCTGGCTCATTCGCAAGAGCTGCAGATTCAAATATGCTAGTTTCTAATTGCGCCGAGTCTATGGATATAGATTCAGAAGCTACACAGTCACAACATACATCGTTTGTTTCAAATGTTTCATTATTTGTTAAAGAGGCAGATGCTGAAGCACCTCCATTACAGACCAGCAATGGATTGAATTTTGATGGTGCTGTTGCCAATGATTCGGAATCTGATGACAATGACCTGTATTTAGCAGAGTGCAGAATATCACTTGTTGGTTTTGAAGCTTCTGAAATGCGGAAGCTAGTTAATTTGGTGCGTAAAGGCGGAGGCTCTCGATACATGTCTTTGAATGATAAGTTGACACATATAGTAATTGGGAATCCTACAGAAAT GGAAAAGAAGGATGTAAGGAGTATTGCTGCTCTAGGTGTCGTTTATGTTGTTAAAACCTCATGGCTTGAAGATTGTGACCGTCAAAAGAAACAAGTCCCTGTTCTTCGACGACACATTGCATGTGATCTTGTTCTTCCAAAAG CTAACATAGTAAAAGGAGTGGTTAGTGGCATTGTGCCTATGGATCAAAGTAAAAGCTCAAGCTTTCGCCAAAGCTTCCAGACTGATCAGGGGGTGGGTATTAAGGACTTTGGAGTTACAATGCCAGAATCTTTGGAGAAAAACAAACAAGAGAAACACAATATGGGTATGAATGTTGTCACATTTGGTAAAGCATCGGGTAGAACTATGTCGCAAACTCAAGTTCCTGATAAAAAGTTGAGGTTACAAAAGATTACGCAACATGGCTCCAATGTGCATGTGAAGTCAACAAATGTTTTCAAAGGGAAAACATTTTGTTTCTCAAATTTACTTCCTGAAGAAAGG AGAGGTGAGATTGTTCAATGGATACACCAAGGGGGAGGAGAGATAATAAGTGGGCAAACAAAACAGAGTATCCACTATACTATTGAATGCCATGGTGTAAAACCTTCGATAGGTGATTATGGAAGTACCTATATTTCCAGTCACTGGATACGATCTTGTTTGGAG GATGGATCATTGCTGGATGTTGATAGTCATATTCTTTATTCTCCACTTCCCTGCCGCGTTCCTTTGCCTGGTTTTGAAAGCCTCCGGTTTTGTGTTTCACAATATGACGAGAAAGACAGAATTCTACTTTGGAACTTGTGTAACGTTCTAGGAGCTAAATTTGTGGATAAACTGACTAAGAAGGTGACCCATTTATTGTGTAAATTCGCCAATGGACCCAAGTACGAGGCTTCTTGTAAGTGGGGGATACGAACAGTTACATCCGAGTGGATATTTGAATGTGTCAAACAG AATGGAGTTATTGCCATAGATCAATTTTTGCCCAAAGAAGTCACCACTCAAGACCGAGAGGCAGGAGTTTGCACAGTGAGTCAATTTCCTACCCAGGCTGTTCGAATGATAAATGACATGCCGTCCCAGTTTCCAAGTCAATCACGAAGTTTGAGAAACACGGAAAATCAAAATGTAGATAGTGGAGTTGACAATCATGGGACTCGTTCTAAAATATCAAGCGTTAATAGTAAAAAGGCAAGGCTCATGGAAGAACCTGGCCTGTATAATAAGGTACCTTCTACAGTAAATCCAGGTATTCATGTCTCTGACTTGAATTTGTCTAAAGACAATATGCTCAAAGATGCTCTGGAGGCAACCCATGCTGTTCctgatgttgctgctgcaattGAGGACTTGTTAGAGCAGACAAGCAAG GTGCATGATCAGAGGTCCCCAGGGAATACAGGGTGTGAGAGAAGT ATTTACCCATCTGATTGTTCAGTCGTTCGTGAAGACAATCCAAATCCTCATACTGTCTTCGGATTATCGAAGCACTGGCTGAATAG AAACGGAagaaatgataatgataatagtGAGACTCCTCAAGACCGAAGACCAGGAATGTATGATGCTTTTAGTGAAACACAAACAGAATCTCAG GTTGTTAGTTATGAAGAAGACTTGTCTGGAAGGCAAATGCTTATAGGAGTTCTAACTCGAAGTAGCATGCAGTGA
- the LOC123881386 gene encoding agamous-like MADS-box protein MADS9 isoform X1 codes for MGRGKIEIKRIENSSNRQVTYSKRKNGILKKAKEITVLCDAQVSLIIFAASGKMHDYISPSTTLIDILERYHKTSGKRLWDAKHENLNNEIERLKKENDGMQVELRHLKGDDINSLNYKELMNLEDALENGLLTIRQKQRELYRMVKRNGKILEEENRELNFILQQQQRMEGGREMDNDHFDESGRDFNSQMPFSFRVQPMQPNLHERI; via the exons ATGGGGAGAGGTAAGATTGAGATCAAGAGGATTGAAAACTCAAGCAATAGACAAGTTACATATTCAAAGAGAAAAAATGGGATTTTAAAGAAAGCTAAAGAAATCACTGTTCTATGTGATGCTCAAGTTTCTCTTATCATCTTTGCTGCTTCTGGAAAAATGCATGACTACATCAGCCCTTCTACCAC GTTGATTGATATACTTGAGAGATACCATAAAACATCTGGGAAGAGGCTTTGGGATGCCAAACATGAG AACCTAAACAATGAGATTGAGAGACTCAAGAAAGAGAATGATGGAATGCAAGTTGAGCTCAG GCACTTGAAGGGAGATGATATTAACTCACTAAACTACAAGGAGTTGATGAACTTAGAAGATGCCTTAGAAAATGGTCTCCTCACTATCCGCCAGAAACAG AGGGAATTATACAGGATGGTCAAGAGAAAC GGCAAGATATTAGAGGAGGAGAACAGAGAACTTAATTTTATTCTCCAG CAGCAACAACGTATGGAAGGTGGGAGAGAAATGGATAATGATCATTTTGATGAGAGTGGAAGAGATTTCAATTCTCAGATGCCATTTTCCTTTCGTGTTCAACCTATGCAGCCAAATCTTCATGAAAGGATCTAG
- the LOC123898984 gene encoding DNA topoisomerase 2-binding protein 1-A isoform X2 produces the protein MSKTKSFQGVNVFMSRNLVPPEVFDTLHDAVKHNGAQIQLCCDPSRNGPNDYHIISCSKHEKFQDLKSKGCKMLGPRCVLLCAKERKPLPKQGFTCCFAMDGVKILASGFDADEKVKIEELVTEMGGALHTKPSSDLNFVIVKNVLALKYKWALNVLKKPIVTYEWLKQCSDEHRVVPQESYKVLPFSGLKICVTGISADKRKEMEKLILQNGGKYSAELTKNCTHLICDAPEGDKYKVAKRWGHIHIVTIKWFDQSIARRACLNEESYPVQSGSLSSRKVTRHLTVQHSQEKDIGKMQSGSFARAADSNMLVSNCAESMDIDSEATQSQHTSFVSNVSLFVKEADAEAPPLQTSNGLNFDGAVANDSESDDNDLYLAECRISLVGFEASEMRKLVNLVRKGGGSRYMSLNDKLTHIVIGNPTEMEKKDVRSIAALGVVYVVKTSWLEDCDRQKKQVPVLRRHIACDLVLPKVKGVVSGIVPMDQSKSSSFRQSFQTDQGVGIKDFGVTMPESLEKNKQEKHNMGMNVVTFGKASGRTMSQTQVPDKKLRLQKITQHGSNVHVKSTNVFKGKTFCFSNLLPEERRGEIVQWIHQGGGEIISGQTKQSIHYTIECHGVKPSIGDYGSTYISSHWIRSCLEDGSLLDVDSHILYSPLPCRVPLPGFESLRFCVSQYDEKDRILLWNLCNVLGAKFVDKLTKKVTHLLCKFANGPKYEASCKWGIRTVTSEWIFECVKQNGVIAIDQFLPKEVTTQDREAGVCTVSQFPTQAVRMINDMPSQFPSQSRSLRNTENQNVDSGVDNHGTRSKISSVNSKKARLMEEPGLYNKVPSTVNPGIHVSDLNLSKDNMLKDALEATHAVPDVAAAIEDLLEQTSKVHDQRSPGNTGCERSIYPSDCSVVREDNPNPHTVFGLSKHWLNRNGRNDNDNSETPQDRRPGMYDAFSETQTESQVVSYEEDLSGRQMLIGVLTRSSMQ, from the exons ATGTCAAAGACAAAGTCATTTCAAGGCGTAAACGTCTTCATGTCGCGAAACCTAGTTCCGCCGGAAGTCTTCGATACGCTTCACGACGCCGTTAAACATAACGGCGCTCAAATTCAACTTTGTTGTGATCCTTCCCGTAATGGTCCCAACGATTATCATATCATTTCCTGCAGCAAACAC GAGAAATTTCAAGATCTTAAATCAAAGGGATGTAAAATGCTCG GTCCTAGATGTGTTCTTTTGTGTGCTAAAGAACGAAAGCCTCTGCCTAAACAAGGCTTCACTTGTTGCTTTGCTATGGATGGTGTCAAAATACTTGCCTCTGGTTTTGATGCGGATGAGAAG GTTAAGATAGAAGAATTAGTGACTGAAATGGGGGGAGCTCTGCATACTAAACCGTCGTCAGATTTGAACTTTGTCATCGTGAAAAATGTTTTGGCTCTAAAGTACAAG TGGGCTTTGAATGTCCTGAAGAAACCAATTGTTACTTATGAATGGTTAAAGCAATGCTCAGATGAGCATCGCGTTGTTCCTCAAGAGTCATATAAGGTTCTTCCTTTCTCTGGGTTAAAGATCTGTGTGACTGGAATCTCAGCAG atAAGCGCAAAGAAATGGAAAAGCTTATTTTACAAAATGGTGGAAAATACTCTGCGGAACTGACAAAGAACTGCACACATTTGATTTGTGAT GCTCCTGAAGGTGATAAGTATAAGGTGGCGAAACGTTGGGGCCACATTCATATTGTAACAATAAAATGGTTTGATCAATCTATTGCTCGAAGAG CATGTCTGAATGAGGAGTCCTACCCTGTTCAGAGTGGATCTTTATCTTCACGTAAGGTGACCAGACACTTAACAGTGCAACATAGCCAGGAAAAGGATATCGGGAAAATGCAGTCTGGCTCATTCGCAAGAGCTGCAGATTCAAATATGCTAGTTTCTAATTGCGCCGAGTCTATGGATATAGATTCAGAAGCTACACAGTCACAACATACATCGTTTGTTTCAAATGTTTCATTATTTGTTAAAGAGGCAGATGCTGAAGCACCTCCATTACAGACCAGCAATGGATTGAATTTTGATGGTGCTGTTGCCAATGATTCGGAATCTGATGACAATGACCTGTATTTAGCAGAGTGCAGAATATCACTTGTTGGTTTTGAAGCTTCTGAAATGCGGAAGCTAGTTAATTTGGTGCGTAAAGGCGGAGGCTCTCGATACATGTCTTTGAATGATAAGTTGACACATATAGTAATTGGGAATCCTACAGAAAT GGAAAAGAAGGATGTAAGGAGTATTGCTGCTCTAGGTGTCGTTTATGTTGTTAAAACCTCATGGCTTGAAGATTGTGACCGTCAAAAGAAACAAGTCCCTGTTCTTCGACGACACATTGCATGTGATCTTGTTCTTCCAAAAG TAAAAGGAGTGGTTAGTGGCATTGTGCCTATGGATCAAAGTAAAAGCTCAAGCTTTCGCCAAAGCTTCCAGACTGATCAGGGGGTGGGTATTAAGGACTTTGGAGTTACAATGCCAGAATCTTTGGAGAAAAACAAACAAGAGAAACACAATATGGGTATGAATGTTGTCACATTTGGTAAAGCATCGGGTAGAACTATGTCGCAAACTCAAGTTCCTGATAAAAAGTTGAGGTTACAAAAGATTACGCAACATGGCTCCAATGTGCATGTGAAGTCAACAAATGTTTTCAAAGGGAAAACATTTTGTTTCTCAAATTTACTTCCTGAAGAAAGG AGAGGTGAGATTGTTCAATGGATACACCAAGGGGGAGGAGAGATAATAAGTGGGCAAACAAAACAGAGTATCCACTATACTATTGAATGCCATGGTGTAAAACCTTCGATAGGTGATTATGGAAGTACCTATATTTCCAGTCACTGGATACGATCTTGTTTGGAG GATGGATCATTGCTGGATGTTGATAGTCATATTCTTTATTCTCCACTTCCCTGCCGCGTTCCTTTGCCTGGTTTTGAAAGCCTCCGGTTTTGTGTTTCACAATATGACGAGAAAGACAGAATTCTACTTTGGAACTTGTGTAACGTTCTAGGAGCTAAATTTGTGGATAAACTGACTAAGAAGGTGACCCATTTATTGTGTAAATTCGCCAATGGACCCAAGTACGAGGCTTCTTGTAAGTGGGGGATACGAACAGTTACATCCGAGTGGATATTTGAATGTGTCAAACAG AATGGAGTTATTGCCATAGATCAATTTTTGCCCAAAGAAGTCACCACTCAAGACCGAGAGGCAGGAGTTTGCACAGTGAGTCAATTTCCTACCCAGGCTGTTCGAATGATAAATGACATGCCGTCCCAGTTTCCAAGTCAATCACGAAGTTTGAGAAACACGGAAAATCAAAATGTAGATAGTGGAGTTGACAATCATGGGACTCGTTCTAAAATATCAAGCGTTAATAGTAAAAAGGCAAGGCTCATGGAAGAACCTGGCCTGTATAATAAGGTACCTTCTACAGTAAATCCAGGTATTCATGTCTCTGACTTGAATTTGTCTAAAGACAATATGCTCAAAGATGCTCTGGAGGCAACCCATGCTGTTCctgatgttgctgctgcaattGAGGACTTGTTAGAGCAGACAAGCAAG GTGCATGATCAGAGGTCCCCAGGGAATACAGGGTGTGAGAGAAGT ATTTACCCATCTGATTGTTCAGTCGTTCGTGAAGACAATCCAAATCCTCATACTGTCTTCGGATTATCGAAGCACTGGCTGAATAG AAACGGAagaaatgataatgataatagtGAGACTCCTCAAGACCGAAGACCAGGAATGTATGATGCTTTTAGTGAAACACAAACAGAATCTCAG GTTGTTAGTTATGAAGAAGACTTGTCTGGAAGGCAAATGCTTATAGGAGTTCTAACTCGAAGTAGCATGCAGTGA
- the LOC123893112 gene encoding putative protein FAR1-RELATED SEQUENCE 10, which yields MNSNKRSSKMDFKEILDIFEVAHALGSSSFSENAEYSSDQDVEDTDNPYYGNNFDAETAVDCTDDLEKINMKETSSDQLMRYHFPDRRVAFMFYNCYGRFHGFAGRKSRVVKNTNGEVVQQTFVCHREGIRNANNALSRKREQKPTSRCRCPAKLQVHLDLGSERWYIKLFDDIHNHSFLDEKYEGMLPAHRKMSNYDKYQMKTMRKAGIPTSGIYGFFATQAGGYENLGYSRREMYNEQFKHRGRKSSDAEDAIDFIKDMCVRDDMMYCIPFIFMGFLTETALHLTIIKKCTKEHFTPYHFLLQTLSEIFRH from the exons ATGAACAGTAACAAAAG GAGCAGCAAAATGGATTTTAAGGAAATTCTGGATATTTTTGAAGTTGCACAT GCTTTGGGTAGTAGTTCTTTTTCGGAGAATGCTGAATATTCCTCAGACCAAGATGTGGAAGACACTGACAATCCGTACTACGGAAACAACTTTGATGCTGAAACAGCTGTAGATTGTACGGATGacttagagaaaataaatatgaaGGAAACCAGTTCGGATCAACTTATGAGGTACCATTTTCCTGATCGTAGAGTTGCATTTATGTTTTACAATTGCTATGGTCGTTTCCATGGATTTGCCGGTAGAAAAAGTCGAGTTGTTAAGAATACTAATGGCGAAGTTGTTCAACAAACCTTTGTTTGCCATAGAGAAGGTATTAGGAATGCAAATAATGCTTTGTCTCGTAAGAGAGAGCAAAAACCTACTAGTAGGTGTCGTTGTCCAGCAAAACTTCAAGTGCATTTGGACTTGGGTAGTGAACGTTGGTACATAAAGTTGTTTGATGATATTCATAATCATTCGTTCTTGGATGAGAAGTACGAGGGTATGCTACCAGCACACAGGAAGATGAGCAATTACGACAAATACCAAATGAAAACAATGAGGAAAGCTGGCATTCCAACATCAGGTATTTATGGGTTTTTTGCTACACAGGCTGGTGGATATGAAAATTTGGGTTATTCAAGAAGAGAGATGTACAATGAACAATTCAAGCACAGGGGAAGAAAGAGTTCTGATGCAGAGGATGCAATTGATTTCATTAAGGATATGTGTGTTAGGGATGATATGATGTATTGCATACCATTTATATTTATGGGTTTTCTGACGGAAACAGCATTACAccttactattataaaaaaatgtacaaaAGAACACTTTACACCTTACCATTTTTTGCTTCAGACTTTAAGTGAAATTTTCCGCCACTAA
- the LOC123881386 gene encoding agamous-like MADS-box protein MADS9 isoform X2, protein MGRGKIEIKRIENSSNRQVTYSKRKNGILKKAKEITVLCDAQVSLIIFAASGKMHDYISPSTTLIDILERYHKTSGKRLWDAKHENLNNEIERLKKENDGMQVELRHLKGDDINSLNYKELMNLEDALENGLLTIRQKQRELYRMVKRNGKILEEENRELNFILQQQRMEGGREMDNDHFDESGRDFNSQMPFSFRVQPMQPNLHERI, encoded by the exons ATGGGGAGAGGTAAGATTGAGATCAAGAGGATTGAAAACTCAAGCAATAGACAAGTTACATATTCAAAGAGAAAAAATGGGATTTTAAAGAAAGCTAAAGAAATCACTGTTCTATGTGATGCTCAAGTTTCTCTTATCATCTTTGCTGCTTCTGGAAAAATGCATGACTACATCAGCCCTTCTACCAC GTTGATTGATATACTTGAGAGATACCATAAAACATCTGGGAAGAGGCTTTGGGATGCCAAACATGAG AACCTAAACAATGAGATTGAGAGACTCAAGAAAGAGAATGATGGAATGCAAGTTGAGCTCAG GCACTTGAAGGGAGATGATATTAACTCACTAAACTACAAGGAGTTGATGAACTTAGAAGATGCCTTAGAAAATGGTCTCCTCACTATCCGCCAGAAACAG AGGGAATTATACAGGATGGTCAAGAGAAAC GGCAAGATATTAGAGGAGGAGAACAGAGAACTTAATTTTATTCTCCAG CAACAACGTATGGAAGGTGGGAGAGAAATGGATAATGATCATTTTGATGAGAGTGGAAGAGATTTCAATTCTCAGATGCCATTTTCCTTTCGTGTTCAACCTATGCAGCCAAATCTTCATGAAAGGATCTAG